In the Theobroma cacao cultivar B97-61/B2 chromosome 1, Criollo_cocoa_genome_V2, whole genome shotgun sequence genome, one interval contains:
- the LOC18612448 gene encoding vacuolar protein-sorting-associated protein 11 homolog: protein MYQWRKFEFFEEKLGGGKCKIPEEIGGKIECCSSGRGKLVIGCDDGTVSLLDRGLNLNFGFQAHSSSVLFLQQLKQRNFLVSIGEDEQISPQQSGMCLKVFDLDKMQPEGSSTTSPDCIGILRIFTNQFPQAKITSFLVLEEAPPILLIAIGLDNGCIYCIKGDIARERITRFKLQVDSVSDKGNSLITGLGFRLDGQALLLFAVTPNSVSLFSMQNQPPRRQILDQIGCNVNSVTMSDRSELIIGRPEAVYFYEVDGRGPCWAFEGEKKFLGWFRGYLLCVIADQRNGKNTFNVYDLKNRLIAHSLVVKEVSHMLCEWGNIILIMTDKSALCIGEKDMESKLDMLFKKNLYTVAINLVQTQQADATATAEVLRKYGDHLYSKQDYDEAMAQYILTIGHLEPSYVIQKFLDAQRIYNLTNYLENLHEKGLASKDHTTLLLNCYTKLKDVEKLNVFIKSEDGAGEHKFDVETAIRVCRAANYHEHAMYVAKKAGRHEWYLKILLEDLGRYDEALQYISSLEPSQAGVTVKEYGKILIEHKPGETIDILMRLCTEDVDLAKSGTSNGAYLSMLPSPVDFLNIFIHHPQSLMDFLEKYADKVKDSPAQVEIHNTLLELYLSIDLNFPSISQANNGIDFNLKAKPAAPAMSRAVYNGKLTVDGKNSYFEKDTLERRERGLRLLKSAWPSDLEHPLYDVDLAIILCEMNAFKEGLLYLYEKMKLYKEVIACYMQAHDHEGLIACCKRLGDSGKGGDPTLWADLLKYFGELGEDCSKEVKEVLTYIERDDILPPIIVLQTLSRNPCLTLSVIKDYIARKLEQESKLIEEDRRAIEKYQEDTLTMRKEIEDLRTNARIFQLSKCTACTFTLDLPAVHFMCMHSFHQRCLGDNEKECPECAPEYRSVMEMKRSLEQNSKDQDRFFQLVKSSKDGFSVIAEYFGKGVISKTSNGPTGTVRSGSTYSSSGF from the exons ATGTACCAGTGGAGGAAGTTCGAGTTCTTCGAGGAAAAATTGGGAGGAGGGAAATGCAAAATCCCAGAGGAAATCGGTGGAAAAATTGAGTGTTGCTCCAGCGGCAGAGGGAAGCTGGTGATCGGCTGCGACGACGGCACTGTAAGCCTCCTGGACCGCGGCCTCAACCTCAATTTCGGCTTCCAAGCTCACTCTTCTTCCGTCCTCTTCCTCCAGCAGCTCAAG cAACGAAATTTCTTGGTGAGTATTGGAGAAGATGAGCAAATATCACCGCAACAATCAGGGATGTGCCTGAAGGTATTTGATCTTGATAAAATGCAGCCAGAAGGATCGAGTACCACTAGTCCTGATTGTATTGGAATTTTGCGTATTTTCACCAATCAGTTTCCTCAAGCTAag ATCACATCATTTTTGGTCTTAGAGGAAGCTCCGCCGATATTACTTATAGCTATTGGGTTAGACAATGGTTGCATTTACTGCATCAAGGGAGATATTGCACGTGAAAGAATAACCCGTTTCAAGCTTCAGGTTGATAGTGTATCTGACAAAGGAAATTCACTGATTACAGGACTAGGTTTTAGATTGGATGGTCAAGCCCTTCTATTGTTTGCTGTAACTCCAAATTCAGTGAGCTTGTTCAGCATGCAGAACCAACCTCCTAGGCGGCAAATTTTAGATCAGATTGGATGCAATGTCAATAGTGTCACAATGAGTGACCGCTCG GAGTTGATAATTGGTCGACCTGAGGCTGTGTATTTCTATGAAGTAGATGGACGTGGTCCGTGTTGGGCTTTTGAAGGAGAGAAGAAGTTTTTAGGGTGGTTTCGTGGATATTTATTATGTGTTATTGCAGATCAAAGAAATGGCAAGAATACTTTTAATGTTTATGACCTCAAGAACCGGTTAATAGCACACAGTCTAGTGGTTAAAGAAGTTTCTCACATGCTTTGTGAATGGGGTAATATAATACTTATAATGACTGACAAATCAGCTTTGTGTATCGGTGAGAAGGATATGGAAAGCAAGTTAGATATGCTCTTCAAGAAAAACCTTTACACTGTAGCTATCAACCTTGTTCAAACTCAGCAAGCTGATGCTACTGCAACTGCTGAAGTATTGAGGAAGTATGGCGATCATCTATATAGCAAACAAGACTATGATGAGGCTATGGCTCAGTACATCCTCACCATTGGTCACCTTGAACCTTCATATGTAATACAAAAATTTCTGGATGCACAAAGAATCTACAACCTTACAAATTACTTAGAAAATTTACATGAGAAGGGGCTTGCCTCTAAAGATCACACTACCCTTCTGTTAAACTGCTATACAAAATTGAAAGATGTCGAAAAGCTGAATGTGTTCATTAAGAGTGAGGATGGTGCTGGGGAACATAAATTCGATGTGGAGACTGCTATAAGGGTCTGCCGTGCAGCCAATTACCATGAACATGCCATGTATGTTGCAAAGAAGGCAGGGAGACATGAATGGTACTTAAAGATTTTGCTTGAAGACCTCGGCAGATATGATGAAGCATTGCAATATATTTCAAGCCTTGAACCAAGTCAAGCTGGGGTGACAGTCAAGGAATACGGGAAGATTCTCATCGAGCACAAACCAGGAGAGACAATTGATATACTCATGAGGCTTTGTACTGAGGATGTAGATTTGGCTAAAAGTGGAACCTCAAATGGTGCTTACCTATCTATGTTGCCATCTCCTGTTGATTTCCTCAACATTTTCATCCATCATCCACAATCTCTGATGgatttccttgaaaaatatGCTGACAAGGTAAAAGATTCTCCTGCTCAAGTAGAGATTCACAACACACTCTTGGAGTTGTACCTGTCCATTGATTTGAACTTCCCTTCAATTTCCCAAGCTAACAATGGAATAGATTTTAATCTTAAAGCGAAACCAGCAGCCCCTGCAATGTCAAGGGCAGTGTATAATGGGAAGTTAACTGTAGATGGTAAGaattcatattttgaaaagGATACTCTGGAAAGACGTGAGAGAGGGCTACGCTTGCTTAAGAGTGCATGGCCATCTGACCTGGAACATCCACTTTATGATGTTGATCTTGCTATCATCTTATGTGAGATGAACGCATTTAAAGAAGGCTTATTGTATCTCTATGAGAAGATGAAGCTTTATAAGGAAGTGATTGCTTGTTACATGCAAGCTCATGATCACGAGGGATTGATTGCATGTTGCAAAAGGCTAGGGGATTCTGGTAAGGGAGGGGATCCCACTCTTTGGGCAGATCTTCTAAAGTATTTTGGGGAACTTGGGGAAGATTGCTctaaagaagtgaaagaagTATTGACCTATATAGAAAGGGATGACATCTTGCCTCCCATTATCGTCCTTCAGACACTTTCAAGGAATCCATGCCTCACACTATCTGTTATTAAAGATTACATTGCTCGGAAACTTGAACAAGAATCAAAGCTGATTGAAGAGGACAGACGGGCTATAGAGAAGTATCAG GAAGACACATTGACgatgagaaaagaaattgaggACCTTAGGACAAATGCCAGGATATTTCAGCTGAGCAAGTGCACTGCTTGCACTTTTACCCTTGACCTCCCAGCTGTCCACTTCATGTGTATGCACTCATTTCATCAACGTTGCCTTGGTGATAATGAAAAGGAATGCCCTGAGTGTGCTCCTGAGTACAGATCTGTAATGGAAATGAAGAGAAGCTTGGAACAGAATTCAAAAGATCAAGATCGATTCTTCCAACTAGTTAAGAGCTCGAAGGACGGGTTTTCTGTAATTGCTGAGTATTTTGGAAAGGGGGTCATTAGCAAAACTAGTAATGGTCCCACAGGAACTGTTAGATCTGGAAGCACTTATTCCAGCAGTGGCTTCTAA
- the LOC18612449 gene encoding zinc finger CCCH domain-containing protein 18: MDFTESTKVVYNRIQQLEPENVSKIIGYFLLQDQGDRDMIRLAFCSDTLLLSLINKAKSELSLNKSAVSVPISPSQVIPSPVTDLPVQFTPYSPASSCTVSTPATIRASSPFWDPQVTAEQHVNNLEFVPPGYSDAVAEDYGLQNQMHFLNMGDQLESANSVSSEFLSNYYYSEPALGVRTSRRSPSLPEFPVKICHYFNKGFCKHGNNCRYFHGHPMPESLSQLFSRNSNDVGNDDHVISPGTLEKLELELTELLKARRGLPVSIASLPMLYYEMYGRTLQAEGYLTESQRHGKAGYSLTKLLARLKNSIRLIDRPHGQHSVILAEDAPKYLEYAGERSDPGGIVAGSRQIYLTFPAESTFTEEDVSNYFNKFGPVQDVRIPCQQKRMFGFVTFVYAETVKQILAKGNPHFVCGARVLVKPYREKSRVVDRKFTEKVQQPMYYSPHLIDGDTELQSMPRVCDNSRLLRKQIIEDNEQVLEFEKRRFSELQLAPKQHLTNHSYFGYSMDELKHTDEQADFPSAERYNYLLDVLNTGSTSGKKSVT, from the exons ATGGATTTTACAGAATCAACCAAAGTTGTGTACAATAGAATCCAACAGCTAGAGCCTGAAAACGTCTCTAAAATTATTGGCTATTTTCTCTTACAAGACCAAGGGGACCGGGACATGATCCGTTTGGCATTTTGCTCTGATACTTTGCTCCTCTCTTTGATCAACAAAGCTAAATCTGAACTCAGTTTAAACAAATCAGCCGTTTCTGTGCCAATCTCACCCTCCCAGGTGATTCCATCCCCTGTCACTGATCTCCCTGTGCAGTTCACACCGTATTCCCCTGCTTCATCATGCACAGTTTCAACTCCTGCAACTATAAGAGCATCGAGTCCTTTTTGGGATCCCCAAGTGACTGCTGAGCAACATGTCAACAATTTGGAATTTGTCCCACCAGGGTACTCGGATGCTGTTGCTGAAGATTATGGCCTCCAAAACCAAATGCATTTCTTGAATATGGGAGATCAGTTAGAATCTGCCAATTCTGTTAGTTCTGAGTTTTTGAGTAATTACTATTACTCAGAACCTGCATTGGGTGTAAGAACCAGCCGGAGGTCTCCAAGCTTGCCTGAATTTCCTGTTAAGATTTGCCATTACTTCAACAAGGGGTTCTGTAAGCATGGAAACAATTGTAGGTATTTCCATGGCCATCCTATGCCAGAGAGCTTATCTCAGCTTTTCAGCCGGAATTCGAATGATGTTGGCAATGATGATCATGTAATATCTCCTGGGACTCTTGAAAAGCTAGAATTGGAGCTCACTGAGCTTCTAAAAGCGAGGAGAGGATTGCCTGTCTCCATTGCCTCTTTGCCAATGTTGTACTATGAGATGTATGGGAGGACACTTCAGGCTGAGGGTTACCTTACAGAGAGCCAAAGGCACGGTAAGGCTGGTTATAGTCTAACAAAACTTCTTGCTCGATTGAAGAACAGTATTCGACTCATTGACAG GCCTCATGGGCAGCACTCCGTGATATTGGCTGAAGATGCTCCAAAGTACCTGGAGTATGCTGGTGAGAGGAGTGATCCTGGTGGAATAGTCGCTGGTTCTAGGCAGATATATCTTACCTTTCCAGCTGAGAGTACCTTTACGGAAGAAGACGTTTCCAACTACTTCAA CAAATTCGGACCTGTTCAAGATGTCAGGATTCCATGCCAACAGAAGAGGATGTTTGGGTTTGTCACTTTTGTTTATGCAGAGACAGTCAAGCAAATTTTGGCTAAAGGAAATCCTCATTTTGTATGTGGGGCACGTGTTCTGGTGAAACCTTATAGGGAAAAATCGAGGGTTGTTGACAG GAAGTTTACTGAGAAAGTACAGCAGCCTATGTATTACAGTCCACATTTAATAGATGGAGATACTGAGCTTCAATCAA TGCCAAGAGTTTGTGACAATTCAAGATTACTTAGGAAGCAGATCATAGAGGATAATGAGCAAGTGCTGGAGTTTGAGAAAAGGCGTTTCTCTGAGTTGCAATTGGCACCCAAGCAACATTTGACTAATCACTCCTATTTTGGCTACTCAATGGATGAGCTGAAGCACACAGATG AGCAAGCAGATTTCCCTTCTGCGGAGCGTTACAATTATTTGTTGGATGTTCTGAATACTGGTTCCACCAGTGGGAAAAAGTCAGTCACATAA